Sequence from the Panicum virgatum strain AP13 chromosome 5N, P.virgatum_v5, whole genome shotgun sequence genome:
TCGAGCACAACAAAACCTGGTCCTTGGTGGACCTGCCTGCTGGACACCGAGCCATCGGGTTGAAATGGGTGTACAAGCTCAAGCGTGATGGGAAGGGTGACATCACCAAGCACAAGGCCCGTCTGGTTGCGAAGGGGTATGTCCAGCGCCAGGGAATCGACTTTGAGGAGGTGTTCGCACCGGTTGCAAGGTTGGAATCGGTGCGCGTCCTCCTGGCGGTGGCTGCTCACTAGGGCTGGACAGTCCATCATATGGATGTCAAGTCCGCGTTCCTGAACGGGGAGCTGGCCGAGGAGGTTTACGTCGCACAACCTCCAGgtttcgtcgccgccggccatgaGGGCAAGGTTCTGAAGCTGCACAAGGCTCTCTACGGACTGCAACAGGCCCCGCGCGCGTGGAACACCAAGCTCGACGCCAGCTTGAACAACCTCGGCTTCGCCAAAAGCGAGTGCGAACACGGGCTGTACACGCGCAGCTCCGAGGGaggacacctggtggtggacaTCTATGTTGATGATCTCATCATCACGGGGAAGGCGAAGGACGACATCATCACATTCAAGTCTGAGATGAAGTCCTTGTTCCGGATGAGTGATCTGGGGACCCTCTCCTACTATCTGGGCATCGAGGTGCGACAAGGGCGGCGCTGCATCGAGCTGTCTCAGGCGGCCTACGCGCGCAAGATACTCGACAAGGAAGGCATGGGTGGGTGCAACCCGTGCGCCACGCCGATGGAGGTGCGGCTAAAGCTGAGCAAGCAGGGTACCTCACCGGCAGTCGACACCACCATGTACCGCAGTCTGATCGGAAGTCTGCGGTATCTGCTCAACACCAGGCTAGACCTCGCGTTCGCTGTGGGGTACTTGAGCCGGTTCATGGAGGATCCGAGGCAAGTGCACATGGCGGCTGTAAAGCACCTGCTTCGGTATGTTGCTGGAACCATCAACCATGGCCTGGCGTATACAGGTGACTGCGTCGAGCTCAAGCTCATTGGgtacagcaacagcaacatgGCGGGCGACGTCGACGATCGCAAGAGCACGACGGGGGTTgtcttcttcctcggcgacaCCATAGTGGCCTGGCAGTCACAGAAACAGCGGGTCATGGCATTGTCGTCGTGCAAAGCTGAATACATTGCGGGAGCAGCAGCCGCGTGCCAAGGAGTGTGGCTGAGGCGTCTGCTGGAAGATGTGCTCGGGAGGTCGACGCCGCCACCATTGATCAAGATGGACAATATGTCTGCCATAGCCCTCAGTAAGACTAAGAATCCCGTGCTGCACGACCGAAGCAAGCATATAGACACCAAGTTCCATTATATTCGTGAGTGCGTGGACAGCGGGGCAGTGAGCTTGGAGTTCGCAAGCACCCAAAAGCAGCTAGCGGACATCATGACGAAGTCGCTCGGGAAATCCAAGTTCCAGGAGTTCCGCGAGAAGATCGGAGTCACCAAGCTGAAGTGAACAACGCCAGACTTCAGGGGGAGATTGTTGAAGAACTCAGGCGTGTTCAAGCTCTTGTTCGTCAAGTTAGTTCTTTTTGTTCGTCAAGTTAGCATTTTTGTTCGTTAGCATTCCCGGTTTTGTAGCTGAGCCCAACTAGCCGGGCGCGTCTGTAGGAGTCCGTTCGACACGTGCGTGTTCACGCGGGAACGCCGGTGCTCGAGTCTCGTGGCACGATCTGGAGTGGTGGGATGGCGCCATTCGCGGTAGGATCGTGGTGTGCGGTGCGTGCGTCGTGGCCGCATGGCCAGAGTCTGTAAAACTTGTGTATATATCATCAAATAGAGTCCAGAAAACGCTGCGCATTAGCGGCACCAACTCCGTGCATTCTTGCTGTGTTCCAGAGAATTTGCGTGAGTCCAGTTCGCGTGTGTGCGTCCGgtgatcgccggcggcgtggggtcGTCGGTGTTCATCCAACAACGACAACCCTCCTGCTGATTCATTTCTAATAGAAAGATAATGAAATGTCATCTCTACATTGTCCCTTAACTGCTAATTTGGTTCACATCTCTAGAATTGTAATGGAATGAAGAGTGACCAGAGAAGAATAAAAGAACCACATTGTTGCAGAAGCTGAAATATGATGAAAACAGAGCATACTCTGCATTAACCTGCAACTGTAGCAGTAGCACTGCTTCTTTAGAAGCATGTTGTATGCTCAGCTGGGattagataccaattgaaattgCAAAATTATCTCTACATCCcatcaaatatttttttaaaagattACATCCCATCAAAACTTTGAGCACTCGGAAAACACTCGATGCTATCACTCTCACCTTGACACCTAAGGCAAGGTCAAAATGATCTATACGATCCACTGCATGAACAGTCCGTTCTGACTACAACATACTGAAATTCATAGGCTCTACATGTAATCAAATCAAGTAAGTATAGAGGGCCGCAAAAGGCCATTAAGAGAAACCATATTATTAGCCAAGGGGGCGCCGCGCATCATCCTGGTGCAAGGCGTACccagcgcggggggggggggggggggggggctttggCCCCCTACCCTCATGTTGTCCATTGGAGCCCTCATAAACCCCCTAAGAAATTTTGGCATAGtaaagaagagaaagaaaaagaagagaggaagaagaaggaaaagagagaagaaagaagaagaaaataagCCCCGCCTGATCCAAGCTCTGGCTAGCATGGCCACGGCAGCTAGTGCTGGTACCGCGTTGCCAAACACCGCGTGGACCTCTCCGTGTCAGGCATCAATGCCCCATGGTTCCATAGTAGTACTGTACTACTGTCGGAGTGAAGCTTTGATGTCACGGGAATTCTTCGCGTCCCGCCAACGATCATGCACTGCAAAAGCACTCTCCCAGAGTGGCTTCAAGCAGATGTGTGTTGGTGGGTGCTGCCTCCACGGCCAAGGCTATCTGCTTCGAGTTGTTGTGGTGCAGGAAGGAGCGGGCCACCAGGCTGCAGGATCCGATGCTGCTGGAAGCCAGCTTGTCTCCGCCAAGTTTCTCCTGGGCCGTTCCCCAACCTGACACGGGCCTATGTCTGTGCCTCCCGCTGAGGCGGCCAGTTGGGCCGCCAACGCTGGAGCCTCGCCCTGTCTACGACTTGGAGGCCGAAACTACAGTGGCAGTGAATCCAACACTGGAGGATACTGCCCAACCGTGTGCTGATCTTCAGACGGAGATCACTTCATGTTCCGAGGAACCGCGAACGCCCATTGCGTCTAGCTACATCGTGGCGGAGGATGCTGCGAGCCATGAGCGTCGGCTCAAGACATTCGTCGAGGAGCTCAGTCGTCCTATCCCCTCACCTTTGGTACCGCGACTGGTCAAGACCAAGAGGGCTCCCATCCCTCCTCACCAAGGCCAACTCGGGCTGCCAAAGCGCAGCAAGTGCTTGGCAAACCATCCTTTGGCCAGCGTCGCTTCCTCCAAGCATGCGGAGGTGATGCTGATGCGCCGCTTTAGTGTCATCCCAGAGGTGGCCGCGCCGAACTCAGACTCCAAGAAGGCCTACACACAGTTGTACAAGGAGAAGCTCGACGCCGGCCATTTCGAGGCTATAAGAGACCTCCTATCAGCGCTTCACAGCTCCTCGGTCATGGGCTTCACTGCTGAGTGATGCGCCCGTGCTGCTGCCCATTGAGCGCGTGTCGCTTGGGTTGTTTTAAGTGCGAGTAGTCTATCTAGGGTTGGCCCTATAGAGTATTGTCTGCCTCTTAGCGCTAAATTAGTGCCTAATATGTTTCGTGAGTTCTGCGGATTGTAAACAAATTTTTATtctcttcttaatacaatgatgCGTAGTTCTcttgcgtattcgagaaaaaaaacttGACTTAAATAGGCACGGTTAAGGtcctgtttgtttccgcttaTCTGGATCTCGCTTTTCTGAGAAGCAAGATTCTAAGATAAGCTAGCTGTCTGGAGATTCGACTGCCTAGATAAGCAGGATGTTTGGCAATTCTAATTATTTTGACTCGATTCTCTGGAATAAGCTGTAAAATGTCTGAAGTGCTCTTGTGACTAATGACATCTCATTTTTCACTTTATACGAGTAGAAGTTAATAattcttatatttttttatgtatcTTAACTAGATAATTATATtacaaataatatcaaatatacATTAAAGTTAAATCTTTATTAAAAGATAGACAAACACTTGAATGTTTTGTAGATCAACGTAATGGGTCCCTACATATTTCTTCTCTTCCTACTTAATAAATCTTTACTTTTTTCCTACTCTTTCCTCCTCTCTCATCCTTATCTCTTGGTCACGTATTGCCTCCACCGCTCGCAGCAGACCTGCCCCTGACATCTGCATCCGTCCGGGGTGGAGCTTCGGCGCGACCGAATAACCGTTGCCTAGGCTCCCCTCTTTCCATCGACGGTGCCTACtgcctcctccccttcccccgAGCGCGGTTCAAACTTCAAATTTCAAACTCAACAGGTTCTTCCCCAAACCCTCGCTCACGCTCGCGCTGCTCGCGGGAGATCACCGTCACCAGCGGTGCCGGGCGGAAGCTGCACACATGGCTCGgtcgcctgcgccgccggcggcggaggaggaggaccgagaggaggccggcgcgggcTGCCGCGGCAGACCCCGCCACGCCGTGGGGGAGAAGGTGGAGGTCCTCCTCAACGAAGAAGACTTCCGCGGCGCCCGATTCGAGGCCACCGTCGACGCGCGCCGTCCCGGATCCGGCGGCTACGAGGTCGTCTTCTCCACCCTCGTCGCCCACCACCGCGGGCCCCTGCTCCGGGAGGTCATGGCAGCCGCCGACGTgcggcccaggccgccgccgccgcccgagcgcgAGTTCAAGCTGTTCGACCTCGTCGAGGCGTACCACGATGACGGGTGGTGGCCCGGCGTCGTCTCCGGCCTCCTTCGGAAATGGAGGGGGGAGGCGCGGTACGCCGTGTCGTTGCCGCTGTTCCGCGAGGTGCTCAAGCTCCGGGCGTCTTACGTCCGTCCGCGGCGGGAGTTCGTGTGCGGAAACTGGGTGGACGCGCAAGATGAGGCGAGCAAATTCGGGAATCCTTTCCAGTTTGCACCGTCTTATATATTCCTCTTTTGATTTGGCTCTCCAGTTACACAAATTTTGCATGGATTTCGCACGGTTTGATTCCCAACGTAATTTCGGGGAAATTGCTGCATCCCGAACAGGGAAATAGAACTTTGAGTTCCATTAATATGGGCTATATTAAGAAACATAACTTTTAAGTTTTTATGATTAATTTTAATCAGTACGGAAAACGCTAATCCGCAAAAACTGTACAATTTGGTCCCAAACGTTGACGTTGCAAATAAGTTCTGCCACACTAGTTTTTGTGAGGATCAGGACCCTCCAGTGCAATCTAAAATGTATCTGTAAATGAACGGctagattcttttttttttgaaaactaacgGCTAGATTCATCATAAGTTTGTTCATCGAATGCTAATTGAGTTGAGAATCAgttgatattatttttacatcCATACATATATTCTTTGTTCTGAGTCTCTTGAAGCTTTGTTCACTAAATCATGTCATGTATAGCTAGGTGATCATGCTTAGAACCACACCCTACACAATAGCCATGTAGCCTAGTTTAGACTCACCAGATAAGCCATCCAAGTCAAGAGCTAAGAGAGCATTCCTAAATCCTAATGAAGCTCTACTAGCTCCATGATGTAGTTAGTCTACCAACTAGTTCATGTTGCAATTCTTTTAACTAGTTTGAAACAACACAGTATTAGTTTGTGATTATTGATCAAATGCTTTTGTGCTACTAATTCGAGTGCAGCTGCGAGGGATACCACTGTACGCAGAGGGAAGCAGTGTAGAAGTTATGTGTGATGAAGAAAAGAAGGGCAGAGCTTGGATGCCAGCTACTATCATCAAGATAGTTGGTGGTATCAGCTATGCTGTTAGCTATGGGAATAAGGAAGACTCCATGGAAGTCCTCAATTCATGCTTCATTCGGCCACAACCCGTGTTTGACAAAACAAAGTTTGAGTATGAATTGGTGACCTCAGCAGAGGTGGAAGTATATCAGGATGGTATCTGGTCAGTAGGTGTCATTGAAGATATCTGCAGCTATGAACCTAGAAGATACAAAGTAAGGGTAAAACATCATGGCAACAAAGATGAAGATGACTACTTTCTTGTGTCAAGTATGTCCTTGAGACCCTACTCCAAATGGGACAGTCTGGAATGGAGGCTTTGCTCATCCAAGGTATTTTACCAACTAGCCAATTTGTCACACATGATCCTAAGCACTTCTTCTGTCTACTTATAAGTTGCTCCTTTTTCCACTATGATTTTAGATGAATGTAAGTTTAACATATGCTACTATTTTTGTTTAGATTCCTCGCTCGCAATGAGTTGTGTTGGTTGAAATGTTGGTTATATTTATTCCATTTCTCGGAACTAATAGCACTATTTGTTTACTAGAAACATGCTAGGAAAAGAAATGACTCAGTTGCTGACTATTCAGAGTTCTCAGAATCTGGCGGGGATAGTGATCGGTATAATTCTGACTATTCACCAGAATTCTCCACGTGTTCTGAATTTAGTGATCAGTGTAGTTCTGACTATTCGCCGGAGTTCTTCACATCTGACTGGGATATTGATCAGTATAGTTATGTCCCTAACAAAAGGGTGCGGAAAGAAAATGTGGTCAAGGAAGAACTGCCCTTGACACACTCTTTAAATCTCAGGCAACATACATCCAAATCATCATCAATGGATACTATGCATATGGAAACAATTCCTGAAAAGGAGGCTACTcgggtgaagcaactagagagCGAAAGCATCGGTTTTGGGTTTCGTGTTGCAAAGGGGGAGGATAAAAAATTGGCAACAAGTGTAATGAAGAAGTTAATGTATACACAATGCGATGAAAAAGGAAGGTGCTTCTTGCCAAAGGTACATCCTGCCTTGTTTTGAATTCTTATTTTCCTATCACTGTAACTTGATAGATTTGCTCAGTTTATCAGTATTAAAAAGTGTGGGCGCTTATTTTAGCAAAATTTAGTGCATTTCTCAGGCACCTTTTTTATGAGCAccactcattttttttcttctgattACCTCTCAACTATTATCATGCACTTTTTCTGTCAGGTTTTTTTCCTCCCTGACACCACTGATTGATATTTTGTCCTCGACTGTGTTGTCATTTGGTCATATATTTCTAGGTACATAACTACATACTAAAAGAAAGGAACTTCATTCTGCCTCTCCATTTGATGATATTGTTAAAACTGGAAGCAAGTCCAACTGTGTTGACGTTATCATGATTAGCGATGACTCTGGCTATGGAAATTCTGTTGAAATCAGCGACACTTCAAGTTCAAatccaaatagaaagaaaaggcGAATAAATCTCCCATATAAAGAACTCCATTCCAATCATCCGGTACATCAGTATCAAGCATCACATTCTGCGTCAAACTTAATGCAAGTGCAGAATCATCACCATGATTTGTCCCTAGAAGTGACACGATATTCTGAGGAACAAGCACGTAGCTGTATATTGTCAGACTCTTTGTTCCCACAGGAATCGTCACAAGATCCTTCCCACGAAGATGGTAGGCAACTAATTCCCTTGTCAGGCTGCCTGGTCCAAGGGCTTCTCAGAATAAACGAAACAAAAGAACCAGAGCTGGATGGCTTAGACAATCTTCATTTAGAAACTGCGAtgatgtcaattggtgatgctACTTCTGATGGTGAATCCCAT
This genomic interval carries:
- the LOC120675789 gene encoding uncharacterized protein LOC120675789 isoform X2, which produces MARSPAPPAAEEEDREEAGAGCRGRPRHAVGEKVEVLLNEEDFRGARFEATVDARRPGSGGYEVVFSTLVAHHRGPLLREVMAAADVRPRPPPPPEREFKLFDLVEAYHDDGWWPGVVSGLLRKWRGEARYAVSLPLFREVLKLRASYVRPRREFVCGNWVDAQDELRGIPLYAEGSSVEVMCDEEKKGRAWMPATIIKIVGGISYAVSYGNKEDSMEVLNSCFIRPQPVFDKTKFEYELVTSAEVEVYQDGIWSVGVIEDICSYEPRRYKVRVKHHGNKDEDDYFLVSSMSLRPYSKWDSLEWRLCSSKKHARKRNDSVADYSEFSESGGDSDRYNSDYSPEFSTCSEFSDQCSSDYSPEFFTSDWDIDQYSYVPNKRVRKENVVKEELPLTHSLNLRQHTSKSSSMDTMHMETIPEKEATRVKQLESESIGFGFRVAKGEDKKLATSVMKKLMYTQCDEKGRCFLPKVHTKRKELHSASPFDDIVKTGSKSNCVDVIMISDDSGYGNSVEISDTSSSNPNRKKRRINLPYKELHSNHPVHQYQASHSASNLMQVQNHHHDLSLEVTRYSEEQARSCILSDSLFPQESSQDPSHEDGRQLIPLSGCLVQGLLRINETKEPELDGLDNLHLETAMMSIGDATSDGESHETCHKVAAVKSWMAGASEEANQKTDNQSCGGAFPIGKLEPCSSVQQEVKEAPNDPKMEIRTEQSFMPSKEVNLLCIEAPNDNKMEINNKRTDIYPKKDAALPTGVLESSLTGQHGVKADHLCIQAPKDNKMEIKNERTGMSLEAAEGFHLETSVMIADESHPQCNALSQNSFNELQVSISEKSAGPSSVHPCMMMDLSKFMPLPVSSSRSIGTVFSTSSLLLMPVHKLEIFERLPQIPHFCEVQKCPPEFREGKALGLMIAFANMAESIKNMRIQDEARLYQEKMNSLLALEEDGFEVGPLKVRLHNLLCSRNRQINLKNRKANLEKEILEMEAVNCGLEQQVKFLDMCILGMEEHKYKEMKASVSMQKEATCSSISKLQLELHQVEESLASVEADFCSIAAAPWQSDVGS
- the LOC120675789 gene encoding uncharacterized protein LOC120675789 isoform X1; translation: MARSPAPPAAEEEDREEAGAGCRGRPRHAVGEKVEVLLNEEDFRGARFEATVDARRPGSGGYEVVFSTLVAHHRGPLLREVMAAADVRPRPPPPPEREFKLFDLVEAYHDDGWWPGVVSGLLRKWRGEARYAVSLPLFREVLKLRASYVRPRREFVCGNWVDAQDELRGIPLYAEGSSVEVMCDEEKKGRAWMPATIIKIVGGISYAVSYGNKEDSMEVLNSCFIRPQPVFDKTKFEYELVTSAEVEVYQDGIWSVGVIEDICSYEPRRYKVRVKHHGNKDEDDYFLVSSMSLRPYSKWDSLEWRLCSSKKHARKRNDSVADYSEFSESGGDSDRYNSDYSPEFSTCSEFSDQCSSDYSPEFFTSDWDIDQYSYVPNKRVRKENVVKEELPLTHSLNLRQHTSKSSSMDTMHMETIPEKEATRVKQLESESIGFGFRVAKGEDKKLATSVMKKLMYTQCDEKGRCFLPKVHTKRKELHSASPFDDIVKTGSKSNCVDVIMISDDSGYGNSVEISDTSSSNPNRKKRRINLPYKELHSNHPVHQYQASHSASNLMQVQNHHHDLSLEVTRYSEEQARSCILSDSLFPQESSQDPSHEDGRQLIPLSGCLVQGLLRINETKEPELDGLDNLHLETAMMSIGDATSDGESHETCHKVAAVKSWMAGASEEANQKTDNQSCGGAFPIGKLEPCSSVQQEVKEAPNDPKMEIRTEQSFMPSKEVNLLCIEAPNDNKMEINNKRTDIYPKKDAALPTGVLESSLTGQHGVKADHLCIQAPKDNKMEIKNERTGMSLEAAEGFHLETCTNSVMIADESHPQCNALSQNSFNELQVSISEKSAGPSSVHPCMMMDLSKFMPLPVSSSRSIGTVFSTSSLLLMPVHKLEIFERLPQIPHFCEVQKCPPEFREGKALGLMIAFANMAESIKNMRIQDEARLYQEKMNSLLALEEDGFEVGPLKVRLHNLLCSRNRQINLKNRKANLEKEILEMEAVNCGLEQQVKFLDMCILGMEEHKYKEMKASVSMQKEATCSSISKLQLELHQVEESLASVEADFCSIAAAPWQSDVGS